The following proteins are co-located in the Meleagris gallopavo isolate NT-WF06-2002-E0010 breed Aviagen turkey brand Nicholas breeding stock chromosome 13, Turkey_5.1, whole genome shotgun sequence genome:
- the LOC100543166 gene encoding nuclear pore complex protein Nup93, translating into MPGAVRKRCGSGWAAVRRSSRHTAFSSSLPPRLTARASALLARGRTVPAELLDAFIASEFQSVHVFVLLFSYKNYTFVTVFGNLHQAQLGGVPGTYQLVRSYLNIKLPAPVPGLQDGEVEGHPVWALIYYCMRCGDLTAAMHVVKRAQHQLGEFKTWFQEYMNSKERRLSIATENKLRLHYRRALRNNTDPYKRAVYCIIGRCDITDNQSEVADTTEDYLWLKLNQVCFDDDGASSSQDRLTLSQFQKQLLEDYGESHFAVNQQPFLYFQVLFLTAQFEAAIAFLFRTERLRCHAVHVALVLFELKLLLKSSGQSAQLLSHEVGDPPGVRRLNFVRLLMLYTRKFESTDPREALQYFYFLRNEKDSQGENMFLRCVSELVIESREFDMILGKLENDGSRKPGVIDKFNSDTKPIINKVASAAENKGLFEEAAKLYDLAKNPDKVLELMNKLLSPVVPQISTPQSNKERLKNMAHSIAERYKAQGISAKKSIDSTFYLLLDLITFFDEYHAGHIDRAFDIIERLKLVPLSQDCVEERVAAFRNFSDEIRHNLSEVLLATMNILFTQYKRMKGTSPATPARPQRVIEDRDSQLRSQARALITFAGMIPYRTSGDTNARLVQMEVLMN; encoded by the exons ATGCCGGGAGCGGTGCGGAAGCGGTGCGGAAGCGGGTGGGCGGCGGTGAGACGCTCTAGCCGCCACACCGCCTTCTCGTCGTCGCTTCCCCCTCGGCTCACGGCGCGGGCGTCGGCCCTCCTCGCTAGGGGGCGCACCGTGCCGGCAGAG TTGCTGGATGCTTTTATAGCAAGTGAATTTCAGTCGGTTCatgtctttgttttgcttttcagttacAAAAATTACACCTTTGTGACAGTCTTTGGAAACCTGCACCAGGCTCAGCTGGGAGGAGTTCCAGGCACTTATCAACTGGTCCGCAGTTACTTGAACATCAAGCTGCCTGCACCTGTCCCTGGTCTCCAG GATGGTGAGGTGGAGGGCCATCCCGTCTGGGCACTGATTTACTACTGCATGCGCTGCGGAGATCTGACTGCAGCCATGCATGTGGTGAAACGGGCACAGCACCAGCTGGGAGAGTTTAAAACCTGGTTTCAGGAATACatgaacagcaaagaaagaag gTTATCCATTGCCACAGAAAATAAGCTTCGCCTCCATTACAGACGGGCTCTGAGGAACAACACTGACCCATACAAGAGGGCTGTTTATTGCATCATTGGCCGTTGTGACATTACAGATAACCAGAGTGAAGTTGCTGATACAACAGAGGATTATCTGTGGCTGAAG CTGAACCAAGTGTGTTTTGATGATGATGGTGCCAGCTCTTCACAAGACCGACTAACATTATCACAGtttcagaagcagctgctggaggacTATG GTGAATCCCACTTTGCAGTGAACCAGCAGCCTTTCCTCTACTTCCAAGTATTGTTCTTGACAGCACAGTTTGAAGCTGCGATTGCTTTCCTGTTTCGGACAGAGCGCCTGCGTTGTCACGCTGTTCATGTTGCTTTGGTCCTGTTTGAGTTGAAATTGCTCCTGAAATCTTCTGGGCAGAGTGCACAGTTAT TAAGCCATGAGGTTGGTGACCCCCCTGGCGTGAGGCGGCTGAACTTCGTGCGGCTTTTGATGCTCTACACCCGTAAATTTGAATCCACGGATCCGAGAGAAGCTCTGCagtatttttactttctcaG GAATGAGAAGGACAGCCAAGGAGAGAATATGTTCTTGCGCTGTGTTAGTGAATTAGTAATTGAAAGCAGAGAG TTTGATATGATTCTTGGAAAGCTGGAAAACGATGGCAGTCGAAAG CCTGGAGTGATAGACAAGTTTAATAGTGACACAAAACCTATTATTAACAAAGTggcttctgcagcagaaaataaaggattGTTTGAAGAAGCAGCAAAACTGTATGATCTTGCAAAG AACCCTGACAAAGTCTTGGAGCTGATGAACAAACTCCTCAGTCCCGTTGTGCCCCAGATCAGCACTCCCCAATCCAACAAGGAGCGGCTGAAGAACATGGCCCATTCCATTGCTGAGAG gTACAAAGCTCAGGGGATAAGTGCAAAGAAATCCATTGACTCCACGTTCTACCTTCTGCTAGATTTAATCACGTTTTTTGATGAGTATCACGCCGGTCACATTGACAGGGCCTTTGAT atCATTGAGCGCCTGAAGCTTGTACCTCTTAGCCAGGATTGTGTGGAGGAGAGAGTTGCTGCCTTCAGGAATTTCAGTGATGAA ATCAGGCACAATCTATCTGAGGTACTGCTTGCAACcatgaatattttattcacCCAGTACAAGCGGATGAAAGGCACAAGTCCTGCCACTCCTGCCAGGCCCCAGCGGGTGATAGAGGACAGAGATTCG